One Acidobacteriota bacterium genomic window carries:
- the rimI gene encoding ribosomal protein S18-alanine N-acetyltransferase, which produces MDFRLWLRRREKKIEQPYVAAFAEAVVKEMTAADLNECWKLDQECFYDSEAYDRETLRYLLSHNKSSCYKVTLAANHMVAFIIGMIEPDNTGHIVALGVSPVHRRRGYAEQLMDAVENSFTHQGINAVRLEVRTSNQAAQRLYLKLGYKILRHMPKYYSSGDDGYLMIKNF; this is translated from the coding sequence ATGGACTTCAGATTATGGCTCAGGCGTAGAGAAAAGAAGATCGAGCAACCCTATGTTGCCGCTTTCGCCGAAGCTGTGGTGAAAGAAATGACCGCAGCGGATTTGAATGAGTGCTGGAAACTTGATCAGGAATGTTTCTATGACAGCGAGGCTTACGATAGAGAAACCCTGCGCTATCTGCTCTCTCATAACAAATCTTCGTGTTATAAAGTCACCCTTGCCGCCAATCACATGGTCGCCTTCATCATCGGCATGATTGAACCTGACAATACCGGTCATATTGTGGCGCTGGGCGTCAGTCCCGTTCATCGCCGTCGCGGTTATGCTGAACAACTGATGGATGCGGTTGAAAACAGTTTCACACATCAAGGCATCAATGCGGTTCGTCTGGAAGTGCGCACCTCAAATCAGGCGGCGCAACGACTGTATTTGAAACTCGGTTATAAAATCCTTCGTCATATGCCGAAATATTATTCCAGCGGCGATGATGGGTATTTAATGATTAAAAATTTCTAA
- a CDS encoding PilZ domain-containing protein — translation MARKATATAKKAVKNGKKAEPRSAQPERRRFERAPINAQVEYELTNSSSGPSRVRRNMANISTGGMFITTEERIRAGTRMVVRFELPNRHRVIAVSRVSYAKEGSGLGVEFLSLDEEDLEEIQNYITSMKENADKSE, via the coding sequence TTGGCTCGAAAAGCAACAGCAACAGCAAAGAAAGCGGTTAAAAATGGTAAAAAGGCTGAGCCTCGTTCAGCGCAGCCTGAACGCCGCCGATTTGAACGGGCACCCATCAATGCACAAGTTGAATATGAACTGACAAACAGCAGCAGCGGCCCTTCCCGTGTCCGTAGAAACATGGCAAACATCAGCACCGGCGGCATGTTCATTACCACAGAAGAGCGCATACGCGCCGGCACCCGTATGGTTGTCCGTTTTGAATTACCCAATAGACATCGGGTGATTGCCGTGTCGCGGGTCAGCTATGCCAAAGAAGGCAGCGGGCTTGGCGTCGAATTCCTCAGTCTGGATGAAGAGGATTTGGAAGAGATTCAAAACTACATCACCAGCATGAAAGAGAACGCGGATAAGTCCGAATAA
- a CDS encoding glycosyltransferase, translating to MEFSEINASSTPLVSVVIPTYNSAAFLSEAITSVLNQTYRPVEIIVIDDGSTDNTETVAATFKEAIRYSKKANGGPSAARNVGIRHSSGEFIAFLDADDLWLPDKLELQIAHFNEHPEYGVVFTGSQRFNESGVLDSNIRAGRDIPTGMIFDKILLEHFIAMPSVMVRRRCLDEVGLFDEGLIGNEDFNFYLRLAKKYPFGFVNKILVHIRCHDKNLSDNLEQMCNDEIKNLEKIAALFPDEPIPKRRLAGNIYARFGRYYFSQQRFAEARRCFRQAFRHWPWQAGSLPFFLIAALPDRLRHRVLSLNKSLKKSVR from the coding sequence ATGGAATTTTCAGAAATCAACGCTTCATCAACTCCCCTGGTCAGTGTGGTTATTCCGACCTATAACAGCGCCGCGTTTTTGAGCGAAGCCATCACCAGCGTGCTCAATCAAACCTATCGCCCGGTTGAAATCATCGTCATTGATGACGGGTCTACGGATAACACCGAAACCGTCGCGGCAACTTTCAAAGAAGCGATTCGCTATAGCAAAAAAGCCAACGGGGGTCCGTCGGCAGCGCGCAACGTCGGCATACGTCATTCAAGCGGCGAGTTTATCGCCTTTTTAGACGCAGATGATCTTTGGCTTCCCGATAAACTGGAACTGCAAATCGCGCATTTTAACGAGCATCCCGAATATGGGGTGGTGTTCACAGGCTCTCAGCGATTTAATGAATCAGGGGTTTTAGACAGCAATATCCGAGCGGGGCGTGACATACCAACCGGCATGATTTTTGACAAAATTCTGTTGGAACATTTCATCGCCATGCCGTCGGTGATGGTGCGTCGCCGCTGTCTGGACGAGGTCGGATTGTTTGATGAAGGATTAATCGGCAACGAAGATTTCAATTTCTATTTGCGGCTGGCGAAAAAATATCCCTTCGGGTTTGTCAATAAAATCCTCGTACACATTCGCTGTCACGATAAAAACCTTTCCGACAATCTGGAACAGATGTGCAACGATGAGATTAAAAATCTCGAAAAAATCGCCGCCCTGTTTCCCGACGAACCAATTCCCAAACGCAGGCTCGCGGGCAACATCTATGCGCGATTCGGGCGCTATTATTTCAGTCAACAGCGATTCGCAGAAGCCCGCCGGTGTTTCAGGCAAGCCTTTCGTCATTGGCCCTGGCAAGCGGGCAGCCTGCCGTTTTTCCTGATTGCCGCCTTGCCCGACCGCCTGCGCCACCGCGTGCTCTCGCTCAACAAATCGTTAAAAAAATCTGTCAGGTGA
- a CDS encoding peptidoglycan recognition family protein — MLKDLQQPDSHYTKIVDRYARYIESPVLRLKFLNSVMKSQPQGSLLMRLPWVGSLPERARLITELAKVLPPTKGVPFSLRLTAFLYRIRFLVYGLCAVGVLAAGSGLVYLGSKAVTSITSAIQAKTTSGQTANDNVSSGEAVAAIGSEAPLPLDRVWLAEKTATDEFYSNGARILTEYETAGAKRGFYGFDLEKLSKNADDYEVLSKPVGIVYHLTESDLLPFSDQYNKSLIRTSEELMDYARRHKLYNYIIDRFGRIFRIVRDEEVAYHAGNSIWSDSRHAYVNLNASFIGISFEGKSGTAKGADGINEAQIYAARVLTAVLRSKYQINDANCTTHGLVSTNPSSRLLGHHTDWVANFPFEAVGLTNKYNAELLAISRFGFAYDQSYLIAAGGKRWQGLTQAEAALWDTAKKNGFVIEQQRRALWELFERAYVKQHELDKQRVDTNVEMPESTSDQ; from the coding sequence GTGTTAAAGGATTTGCAGCAACCCGATAGCCATTACACCAAAATCGTTGACCGCTATGCGCGTTATATCGAATCGCCGGTTTTGCGTTTGAAATTCCTCAATTCCGTAATGAAATCGCAACCGCAAGGCAGTTTGTTGATGCGCTTACCGTGGGTTGGCTCGCTACCGGAACGCGCCCGTTTGATTACCGAACTGGCGAAAGTTTTGCCGCCAACTAAAGGCGTGCCTTTTTCACTTCGCTTAACTGCGTTTCTTTATCGCATACGGTTTCTCGTTTATGGATTGTGCGCGGTTGGCGTGCTTGCCGCAGGCTCAGGGTTGGTCTATTTAGGCTCAAAAGCGGTCACTAGTATAACCAGCGCCATTCAGGCAAAAACCACATCCGGTCAAACGGCAAATGATAATGTCAGTTCAGGTGAAGCGGTGGCAGCAATCGGCTCGGAAGCCCCTCTGCCGCTCGATAGAGTCTGGCTTGCGGAAAAAACCGCGACGGACGAGTTCTATAGCAACGGCGCAAGAATATTAACCGAATATGAAACCGCGGGGGCAAAGCGCGGTTTCTATGGTTTCGATTTGGAAAAACTCAGCAAAAATGCCGATGATTACGAAGTGCTTTCCAAACCTGTGGGCATCGTTTATCACTTAACCGAAAGCGACCTGCTGCCGTTTTCAGACCAATACAACAAATCGTTGATTCGCACCTCGGAAGAGTTGATGGATTATGCGCGACGGCACAAACTGTACAATTACATCATTGACCGCTTTGGCAGAATTTTTCGCATCGTGCGCGATGAAGAGGTCGCCTATCACGCGGGCAATTCCATCTGGAGCGATAGCCGCCACGCCTATGTCAATTTGAATGCCAGCTTCATCGGCATCAGTTTTGAGGGCAAATCGGGCACTGCCAAAGGCGCGGACGGCATTAACGAAGCGCAGATTTATGCGGCGCGGGTATTGACCGCCGTGTTGCGCTCGAAATATCAAATCAATGATGCCAATTGCACGACGCACGGTTTGGTTTCGACAAATCCGTCGTCGCGATTGCTCGGTCATCACACCGATTGGGTTGCCAATTTTCCTTTTGAAGCAGTGGGACTGACGAATAAATATAATGCGGAATTACTGGCGATTTCGCGTTTCGGTTTCGCTTACGATCAATCGTATTTAATCGCTGCCGGTGGCAAACGCTGGCAAGGATTGACGCAGGCGGAAGCGGCATTGTGGGATACCGCGAAGAAAAATGGCTTTGTCATCGAACAACAACGTCGCGCCTTGTGGGAACTGTTTGAACGCGCTTACGTGAAGCAACACGAGTTGGATAAACAGCGTGTGGATACGAATGTCGAGATGCCGGAATCGACAAGCGACCAGTAA
- a CDS encoding sigma-70 family RNA polymerase sigma factor: MASHSSHNVTQLLVAWNDGDESALEQLVPKVHAELHKLARRYMGQERAGHVLQPTALVNEAYKRLIDWKNVEWQNRAHFFSVAAQLMRRILVDFARQRPRFAGRTAAHVSLDEALTVSANRSADLVALDDALNGLAEIDERKSRIVEMRFFGGLSNEEIAEVLDISTITVIREWNKAKAWLYRELSK, encoded by the coding sequence ATGGCATCACACTCGTCTCACAATGTCACGCAACTCCTGGTCGCCTGGAACGACGGAGACGAATCGGCGCTCGAACAATTAGTACCCAAAGTCCATGCTGAATTGCACAAACTCGCCAGACGATATATGGGACAAGAGCGCGCCGGTCATGTCTTGCAACCGACGGCGCTCGTCAATGAAGCTTACAAACGCCTGATCGACTGGAAAAATGTTGAGTGGCAAAACCGCGCCCATTTTTTCAGTGTTGCCGCCCAATTGATGCGTCGTATCCTGGTTGATTTTGCGCGCCAACGCCCGCGTTTTGCAGGGCGCACAGCGGCTCACGTTTCGCTCGATGAAGCCCTCACCGTAAGCGCCAACCGCAGCGCAGACCTGGTGGCGCTCGATGATGCGCTCAACGGTTTAGCCGAAATCGACGAGCGCAAAAGCCGCATTGTTGAAATGCGCTTTTTTGGCGGACTCAGCAACGAAGAGATTGCCGAAGTTCTCGACATCTCAACCATCACCGTCATCCGCGAATGGAACAAAGCCAAGGCTTGGCTGTATCGCGAATTGAGTAAATAG
- a CDS encoding cyclase family protein, whose translation MKRTKILLCVGLCCLITGCAKRNSFPTGQWLDLSYDLSAETIYWPTAEPFKLDTVAAGVTEKGYYYSAYQFCAAEHGGTHIDAPIHFAEGRKTVDQLPLTQLIGAAIKIDVSQPTNANRDYQISVEDFTAWEARNGKIPDGSIVLLQTGYGQYWPDRVKYLGTATRGAEGVAQLHFPGLHPEAATWLVTNRKISAIGIDTASIDYGQSQTFASHVTLMGHNIPAFENVANLDKVPALGAQIIALPIKIKGGSGGPLRIIAFLPD comes from the coding sequence ATGAAACGAACCAAAATCTTGCTGTGTGTCGGGCTGTGTTGTTTGATAACCGGTTGCGCCAAACGCAATTCCTTTCCCACAGGTCAGTGGCTTGATTTGTCCTATGATTTATCTGCCGAAACTATCTACTGGCCGACAGCCGAACCGTTCAAACTGGATACGGTCGCAGCCGGCGTAACCGAAAAGGGCTATTACTACTCAGCCTATCAGTTCTGTGCCGCTGAACATGGAGGCACCCACATTGACGCGCCCATCCATTTTGCCGAGGGGCGTAAAACTGTCGATCAACTTCCCTTGACCCAGTTGATTGGCGCAGCCATCAAGATTGATGTTTCGCAACCAACCAATGCCAATCGCGATTATCAAATCAGCGTTGAAGATTTTACTGCCTGGGAAGCCCGCAACGGAAAAATCCCGGATGGCAGCATCGTGCTGTTGCAAACCGGATATGGGCAGTATTGGCCTGATCGCGTGAAATATCTGGGAACCGCCACAAGAGGCGCCGAAGGCGTAGCGCAACTCCATTTTCCGGGGTTGCACCCGGAAGCCGCGACCTGGCTGGTCACTAATCGAAAAATCAGCGCCATCGGCATAGATACGGCGAGTATTGATTACGGGCAGTCGCAAACCTTCGCAAGTCATGTCACGTTGATGGGGCACAATATCCCTGCTTTTGAAAATGTGGCAAACCTCGACAAAGTGCCTGCACTTGGCGCTCAGATCATTGCCCTGCCAATAAAGATCAAAGGCGGCAGCGGCGGACCACTCAGAATCATCGCCTTTCTGCCTGATTGA
- a CDS encoding SPOR domain-containing protein, protein MFAQTSTASCPLCKHPSDANAKLNGYPTRLCEKCRSLIETIFPQNIARNGASLNAPLLPVQELVETPVLEPPTFSNQDLLKAPESPVLIEPSFSEPAEKPAVDEPTFVEVQNDFAISSSLPDGGFYFQDMNAPQEFTEAHKLPQQVDATPQFHEPEPAAQPLPISDSAPLPVYETAPVNGNNAYQSAPSTMQEFPAEQNGKFVTGSIIDDTPRWNTQMDDFPYLVQNPQGNRLSSKLLLALGGIGLLAVLAAGYLFVYKPYFAAAKNSAQKPAANTPQVTQTPSPASAAENSTAANAAALTDTNPQQATASKPEEPKKAETMPTPEVSGQGQFALQAGVFSSEANAGEFAERLKKAGVPAYTAAAKANKFRVLVGKFVSASDAQKFIAQAQARANSAGIKLELLVSEMNP, encoded by the coding sequence ATGTTTGCTCAGACATCAACTGCAAGCTGTCCGCTATGCAAGCATCCATCGGATGCCAATGCCAAACTCAACGGTTATCCGACCAGACTTTGCGAAAAGTGTCGTTCATTGATTGAAACCATCTTTCCGCAAAATATCGCAAGAAATGGCGCAAGCCTGAACGCCCCGCTTTTGCCGGTTCAGGAACTCGTCGAAACTCCGGTATTAGAACCACCAACGTTTTCAAACCAGGATTTGCTCAAAGCCCCGGAAAGCCCTGTACTCATCGAGCCTTCTTTCAGCGAACCGGCGGAAAAGCCTGCGGTTGATGAACCAACTTTCGTAGAGGTGCAAAATGATTTCGCTATCAGCAGTTCGTTGCCTGATGGGGGATTCTATTTTCAGGATATGAATGCGCCACAGGAATTCACAGAAGCCCATAAACTTCCGCAGCAGGTGGATGCGACGCCTCAATTTCATGAACCGGAACCGGCGGCACAACCCTTGCCGATAAGCGATAGCGCACCTTTACCGGTCTATGAAACTGCGCCTGTCAACGGCAATAACGCTTACCAGAGTGCGCCGTCTACCATGCAGGAGTTCCCTGCCGAACAAAACGGCAAATTTGTCACCGGTTCCATCATTGATGACACGCCACGTTGGAATACGCAGATGGATGATTTTCCTTATCTTGTGCAAAACCCGCAAGGAAACCGTCTATCATCCAAACTGCTGCTGGCTTTAGGTGGCATCGGCTTGCTTGCCGTTTTAGCTGCGGGTTATCTTTTCGTTTATAAACCCTATTTTGCGGCTGCGAAAAATAGCGCGCAAAAACCTGCCGCGAATACTCCGCAGGTGACGCAAACTCCATCACCTGCGAGTGCTGCCGAAAATTCAACGGCGGCAAATGCTGCTGCTTTAACCGACACCAACCCTCAACAGGCGACTGCGTCAAAACCCGAAGAGCCGAAAAAAGCCGAAACCATGCCAACCCCTGAAGTTTCGGGGCAAGGGCAGTTCGCTTTGCAGGCTGGCGTTTTTTCCAGTGAAGCCAACGCCGGAGAGTTTGCTGAACGGTTAAAAAAAGCTGGCGTTCCGGCTTATACGGCGGCGGCAAAAGCCAATAAATTCCGGGTGCTGGTGGGCAAGTTTGTTTCCGCAAGTGATGCGCAAAAATTTATCGCGCAGGCGCAAGCCCGTGCAAATTCCGCAGGGATAAAGTTAGAATTACTGGTCTCCGAAATGAACCCATAA
- a CDS encoding dienelactone hydrolase family protein yields the protein MKRKQATDYSQELLDLFHEYQHGDIDRRAFLDRLGKFATGGLTAMAIFESLKPNYAWAQQVPLDDKRIKTAYENVPSPAGNGAIRGYLARPVKNGKLPVVLVIHENRGLNPYIEDVARRLALANFIAFAPDGLTSVGGYPGSDEKGAAAFRTVDGKKMTEDFVAAAKWLKGRPDSTGKLGAVGFCFGGGMVNQLAVRLGADLNAGAAFYGRQAGADDVPKISAPLLLHYAGNDQGVNAGIAAYETALKANNKMYTVYMYEGKQHGFHNDTTPRYDAESAKLAWTRTLDFFNKYLR from the coding sequence ATGAAACGAAAGCAAGCAACCGATTATTCACAAGAATTATTAGACCTGTTTCACGAATACCAGCACGGCGACATTGACCGTCGTGCCTTTCTTGACCGGCTTGGCAAGTTCGCGACCGGCGGGTTGACCGCGATGGCGATTTTTGAGAGCCTGAAGCCGAACTACGCCTGGGCACAGCAGGTGCCACTGGATGACAAGCGCATCAAAACGGCATACGAAAATGTACCCTCGCCCGCCGGAAACGGCGCGATTAGAGGCTATCTGGCGCGTCCTGTAAAAAATGGGAAATTGCCGGTTGTCCTGGTTATTCATGAAAACCGCGGACTCAATCCTTATATCGAAGATGTTGCGCGGCGTCTGGCGCTCGCCAATTTCATCGCATTTGCGCCCGATGGCTTGACGTCGGTTGGCGGCTATCCGGGCAGCGATGAGAAAGGCGCTGCTGCCTTTCGCACTGTGGATGGAAAGAAGATGACCGAAGATTTCGTAGCGGCTGCCAAATGGCTCAAAGGGCGTCCCGATTCCACGGGTAAACTCGGCGCGGTCGGCTTCTGTTTTGGTGGCGGGATGGTTAATCAACTGGCAGTGCGGCTCGGCGCTGACTTGAATGCCGGGGCGGCGTTCTATGGTCGCCAAGCCGGCGCAGATGATGTGCCCAAGATTTCTGCGCCGCTCCTGCTGCATTACGCGGGCAATGACCAGGGCGTCAACGCCGGCATCGCGGCTTATGAAACGGCGCTCAAAGCCAATAACAAGATGTACACGGTTTATATGTACGAAGGCAAACAGCACGGCTTCCATAACGACACGACGCCGCGTTATGACGCGGAGTCGGCGAAACTGGCGTGGACGCGCACCCTTGATTTTTTCAACAAATACCTGCGTTAA
- a CDS encoding HU family DNA-binding protein — MRKSDLIKEVMSRAKLRERDATRGVEAILEVIAREVSSGKIIRIRGLGSLQLKDKRRGFTPPSPNRRASKPIPEGKVVIIKPSRKAIENLNPELFLSEPSEPVKLNTFKSENQDEQKLTNPEIKIGGKKAMSKEKENEHAGTEEVTSEGGALGLDIGTSRLVLAGGAIDKIKTQTQLNAFITVPHSKFTENILKQNKITYYLNGSNSIQVYGNEAGRFANVFNIEVRRPMMSGTLNPNEEQAMPVIQEIIKQLLKGKGKGETLRFSVPGPGRDGSAAADLVYHEAMLKKVLDEMGYVSKGVNEGMAVVFAELEKENFTGIGISCGGGMCNVALAFMSIPVMTFSIGKAGDYIDRSASSVTGDVATRIRMIKEEGLDLSRPAENKYENALHIYYEDVVLSLVESVRSALSETKNMPAMEKAIPIVLAGGTAAPKGFLERFQKAVEQDKFPLPISEIRMAKDPLTTTARGCLIAALYDA; from the coding sequence ATGAGAAAATCTGACCTCATCAAAGAAGTAATGTCACGCGCAAAACTCCGGGAGCGTGATGCGACGCGCGGCGTTGAAGCGATTTTGGAGGTCATCGCGCGTGAGGTCAGCAGCGGTAAAATCATTCGTATACGCGGTCTGGGTAGTTTGCAGTTAAAAGACAAACGTCGCGGTTTTACGCCCCCTTCGCCAAACCGGCGCGCATCCAAGCCCATACCTGAAGGCAAAGTTGTTATAATCAAACCGAGCAGGAAAGCCATTGAAAATTTAAACCCGGAGCTGTTCCTGTCGGAACCATCCGAACCCGTTAAGCTCAATACGTTCAAGAGTGAGAATCAGGACGAGCAAAAGCTTACAAATCCCGAAATCAAAATTGGAGGCAAGAAAGCAATGTCAAAAGAAAAAGAGAATGAACATGCCGGCACCGAAGAAGTAACCAGCGAAGGTGGGGCGCTGGGGCTGGATATTGGCACCAGCCGTTTGGTGCTGGCTGGTGGCGCAATTGATAAAATCAAAACGCAAACCCAGCTAAATGCTTTTATCACCGTCCCGCATTCAAAATTTACGGAAAATATTTTAAAGCAAAACAAAATCACTTATTACTTGAACGGCAGCAATTCGATTCAGGTTTACGGCAATGAAGCCGGACGTTTTGCCAACGTCTTTAACATCGAAGTCCGCCGTCCGATGATGTCCGGCACCCTCAATCCGAATGAAGAACAGGCAATGCCGGTTATTCAGGAAATCATCAAACAACTTTTAAAAGGCAAAGGCAAAGGTGAAACCCTGCGCTTTAGCGTGCCCGGCCCGGGGCGCGACGGCAGCGCGGCGGCAGACCTGGTCTATCACGAAGCCATGTTGAAAAAGGTGCTCGATGAAATGGGCTATGTGTCAAAAGGCGTAAACGAAGGCATGGCAGTGGTGTTTGCCGAACTTGAAAAAGAGAACTTCACGGGCATCGGCATCAGTTGCGGCGGCGGCATGTGCAACGTGGCGCTCGCGTTTATGTCGATTCCGGTGATGACTTTCAGCATCGGCAAAGCCGGAGATTACATCGACCGCAGCGCCTCATCTGTAACCGGCGATGTGGCAACGAGAATTCGCATGATTAAAGAAGAGGGTCTGGATTTATCGCGCCCTGCCGAAAACAAATACGAAAACGCCCTGCATATCTATTATGAAGACGTGGTGCTTTCCTTAGTTGAATCGGTGCGCAGCGCGCTTTCGGAAACCAAAAATATGCCGGCGATGGAAAAAGCCATTCCCATCGTGCTTGCGGGCGGCACGGCTGCGCCCAAAGGTTTTCTGGAAAGGTTCCAGAAGGCGGTCGAACAGGATAAATTCCCGCTGCCGATTTCAGAAATTCGCATGGCAAAAGACCCGCTGACAACCACCGCGCGCGGATGTCTGATTGCCGCGCTCTATGACGCTTAA